AACACAGGTGTGTTTCGGCGTTCAAATTGTCACTTGGCTGGTAAAAACTTGTGATCAGATTACAGGAAGATTGATTGAATGCTTAAATGTGAAACAGAAGTAAatgaaactgttaaaaacagacaaataaatcagcgacagacagacagcgttGGTGTTGAAAATCAGCACACCTACATCCGGACCACCCTGCTTCATTCATTCACGTCGTCTCCTGAGTGTGAATCTTACCTGCCGTGCGAGTATGGTCAGTTGGGCTGATGCTGCTAGCGTTACTGCAGACTCCCCTGCCCTCCAGCAGGGCACGGAGGGGCCTGGGCTCATCCTCTGGAGGTGCACAGCGTAGACCGTGGGCACAGCTCACAGTGTAGACCCCGCATGGTTCTCCGAAGGCTGGAGCGGTGGCGTTTAGATCTACAGATGGCTGACTCTGTGAGGTCTTTGATTTACAGGTGGAGCATCCTCTGGATGGCGTGGTCAGCGGCACTGGGCTCGACAAAGCcggctgcaggaggagcagtgCCAGGATGTTTAAATACTGAAGCATCTCACACTGAAAGCTGTCCGCTAATAGATGGTACCAGTCCAGTCTCCTACAACTGGCCTTTTTCTATGAGAACTTAAAATCAAATTAGATCCACCaactgcagtgtgtctgtgtatccaaAAGGTGGATAGTAATTCCCCCAAGCCAAGACAAAGTGATAATGAGGCTGACAGACACTGGCAGCAGCTTTTAAAGAGCCCAAACCAGTGGAGAAAGGTATGGGAGGGTACGTGATGGAGAATGTTagttttccctctcatttccaCACAGCTGAGCACACCCCGTTTCCCCCTTGAATCTGACACACACGCTCACGCACGCTCATACCATTTGTTGCCTGTCATCTTGCAGGACAGTAATGTTTTCTGCACGGACATAAATCACAAGTGATCGCTGCGTGCGCTACTCCATTGCTCTGCCTTTTCCCCCACTGAGAGGGTCATTTATTTACAGAGGCGACACTTTCATTGTAGCCGACCAATCACGGCTCAGCATGTAAATTTTTTGATCACCGCTgttcatcataaaaaaaaaaacaaagaaacatcaATTGGAATATTCCCATCTGTTTCTACagaactgattagattttgtgTCTTATAATCTGTCACCGTTTGTTGTGGCTGAAAACTAAAATGACCAACGTGAGTAAAAATATACATGTTCATtcattacatacagtattttttttacttgaatGATTTGCTTAGATGCTACTTTGCACTTGTTCTCTGCTACATTTCACAAGCAaacattgttctttttttcctccactacaTTTACCCAACAGAGGCAATCACAGATGTGACATGTAAAACCTATAAGGAGATTATTATATATGATGTAAATAGTTAAACgcagctccacctcaaccaagTACAACATTAAGATGTTTTAATACAATGCAAGGCTCTATAATAATCGGGAGTTTTGCCACAGTACTGTGCTCTTTGTGCTCATAGCATAGTGAGCTTACAATATTGTACTCTGAGCATGATTTGAAATTCAGTTAAAAGAAATCTACAAATGAACTCGCTGATCTTATAAACTACATTAAAAGTCTCTGGTCCTTCCAACCTTTCGTCCTTGTTTTTGACATCATTGTGACGTCTCTTTAAATAGCAACCACTAAACAAACACTTTGTTCATGGAGCGTGTTTGCAGAGTTTGTAGGGCTGCGGGGCTAAAGATTCAGAGGAAGCGGTCGACACTGAGAGGCTGAAGGAGTGCCACTCAAGGTTGGATGACTAAGACATTAATAACCACGGGCAAAAAAGTCCCACCCTGCAAATTCCAGTGTCAGTGAGTCACAAACAGATCAAGTTAGAAGACATGAGCTCAAAAATCAGACAGCCTTATAACATGATGCACTGATATCCTACTTGCTGCCACTTAATCTCTGATACATATAAAATATGCTGTAGTTACATATTGTGCGTAACCCAATAGGCAGCCACAGAGAGGGTATGATGACGTAAATATCATTTCTCACCATATACAGATGATCTTTCAGTTTGCCCCTGAATATCTTTAGATGTATTAAGCCTCAGTGGAAGATACTGAATTTGCAGGATTTGTGCAGTGACAATGTATCTGGATTTTCTTTATATGTATTGAATATGACAGCTTCTTAATTCAGTTCTAGAAAAGATACCGGCCTGATTTATATCCTATATATCAcaacataaaattacatttgtcCTTTTTGATGGAAGGTTTTATCCATATGGTCCCCCTCTAGTATAATTTACTAATGGGAGCTTATGCTCAACATTGAAAGGGTCATAAAGGAACCCTTAAAGGAAAGGTACCAAACAATCCCTGTCTATCCAGACAATGTTGGTATAAGGCTCGtctcagaaaataaaatttcatattattatttttgtatgaaagaaaaaagttttattaTGACATTGAAGTCActgcttatttattttaacgtcttcaagtctttttttttttcagaattcaTCCTTGGTTGATTTGTGTGTACTGCTCATGTAAAACAGACGTAACACGCCATCTGTAaaactaaaggaaaaaaaacttttttaacacacacacacacacacgcacacacacacacacacacacacacacacacacacgcggcaCTGCACAGGTTAAGCGTCTACTGTACACACGCTCTGAATTAATcctgtgctctgattggctgggagGGCGGGACTTCCGACAGCGCAGGTTGGACGTAAAGTGACAGACTTCAGCTCCTTAAAATTGGGAGAAAACCCGAAGGACGACGCGTTACAAGTTTTAAAACAGTAAGGAACCAACACAGGACACGTAGGCTTTGGACAGTTTGTTGATGACCTGAGGTATAGTCATGTTTAAGGCACATTATGAGCCGCACAGCGTGATTATGTTGTGTCTTGAAAGCAGCTCGCCGGCCAACCGAGTCTGGGAAATGAGATGCTGCCTTTAGGGTCGCCTCGTAAATAGGTACATCGAAGAGGTCAACACGCCACAAATGATAGTATGTGGTTATAGCTCGGGTATTTGTTTACTTTATGAAAACACATACTCAAGTTAGATACTCTACTGTTGCATTCAGACGCGTCTGGGATGAGATCTTTGTTTTCTCATCGCTTTGGAAAAATTAGCTCATAATTTCCTTTCGCTTTTCATGTTTCAAGAGGAGCATATTTTACCCCTACGCAACTTTACTACGCAGTAAAATACGTCTGCACTGAGTTATTTATTTACGTGGATCCGAGAAAAGCTGATTTAAATAACTTAGCAGAGGGCAGAGGCATACTAGATTACATGTGGTATGTCAATTTGACCTGAAACAAGTCATTGGtgagttgattgacagaaataaaaatcgTTGAAGTGATTTATTCAGTAGAAATGCCATTCCTCAGTTCCTGTATTTCAAGTTtgtagattttctgtttttctttcttattctgTTGTTAACTGATTTTCTTTTAGGTTTTGAACTGTTGttcagacattttatagactaaattgATTCATGATTtgagaaaacaataataattagtaataaaaacaataattatttgCTACCCTACACCAGTGAGGCACTGAGTTGAAATGTTGGCATTTAGGTTTGCAGTGTTTCAGGTAGAGAAAGACCAGAAACGCATCACTGACTGTCTCTTATACCCAGGCATTAACACAAGAGCCAGGCTATACTTCACTCTGTTGACGTCAGCATTGGGTGGGAGACACCTAAGGGACACACCTGACCATCTCAGCACTTACATGAATAGGGGACGTGTGTTCAGGCCTGCGGGCAGCGCACAGTCGCTGTCCGAGCCTTTGCTTGTCTTAGGAATGTGGGATTAAACGtaaatggaaaaacacaaatgcaccaACCGCTCTCACAGGAAGGGCTTGGCCTGAGGTTCAAAGCCAGGTCCTTGTTGTTGTCAGGCAGCAGCGGAAATCATGTTGCGGTCAAATATGTTGTCCTGTGCTACTACTGCTTTTACTTTAAGGTATCTCTTTTCCCAGCAGCTTTTACGGCTACAATGACAGACTGAAGAAACACTGGAacgtttgtttgtttaaataaaaaaaaatcatcaggcTCAAATTATAAAAGCTTCCTTTTGCCTTTAAATAACTATCTAATGTTGTTTGGCCTTGTTTTTACGATTCTGTGATGCAGTAATACATCTTTTTGATTTCTTTGCCCTGTGTCCTAGATTGTAATGATTTTCAGACATGGACGACATAAACCTTCACTATCGCTTTCTGAACTGGAGGAGACGAATTCGAGAAATTCGTGAAGTGCGAGCAGTGCGATACCGGGAGCGGCTCAAAAGGATGCTGAGGGACGGAGACATACTCAGGTACCAGTGATGAGCCGCAGACACTTTGGACTGGAGGCGAAGTCTTTGAGCCTGCTTAGCCAACCCTCCACTTTGCTCGCATTTGGCAGAAGTGATGGTTatgttaatattttgtttttctttttggatcTCATTGTAGGTATCATGGGAATTCAGATGAAGTTGGATGTTTTGTGGCGGCCAGGCCGTTGTCCAGAAGAAACCGCTATTATGAAGTAAGAGCTGATCATGTCCATGATTATTAGGGGAACTTACTCCTGAtccacagcttcagtgtgtgaatgtgtgaaaagacaagtctcctccaacttagattctccctgtgtgaatgcagtgtgaatgaggatgtaatgtaaatgtatgtatatatttaccATTTATTATAACGACACAGgagtcaaaacaaaacacttaatCAGGGAAATATTATAGTTACACTTGTTATTCTTGAGTTCGAACCTTTAAATCTGCCGGCTGGGTCGCAGTATAAGCcgtgtttgtgtgggttctctccgaggactccggcttcctcccacagtccaaagacatgcaggttaattggtgactctaaattgccgtaggtgtgagtgtgagtgtgagtgtgaatggttgtctgtctctatgtgtcggccctgtgactgactggtgtaccccacctctcacccagtgtcagctggaaTTGGCGCCAGCCCCCtcgcgaccctgaaggataagcggtataagataatggatggattaTAAATATAGGACGCatgtaaaaaaattattttttgtagCGTTGATGGACACTTCTTGTCCCACAGTTCAGTGCATTACAGAAATAGAGGAGGTCCTCAGAGCTCTATACATTAATTTCTTGCACGCCATCTGTCAAACCTGTGAAGATCGTGATGATTAAAGTGTTAACTTTTTAGCATTAGTATTTATTATGGATTTAGGATGCAGCCCTTGTTGTGTGTTGATGAGAGGAGACTTGGCAGGCCATCTTGCCTGACTGCTTACCTTCATCTTTTTGAGCCATGATGAAAAAGAAATCGTTTCGCTTCCCAGAAGCAGCACTTACGTGAAAAACAAAGATCTTTCAGCTTGGAAATagatttattgaattatttggCAGCTCTTTTTACATTGTAAGCCGGGACTGGACGTACAATAACTGCTGAAGCTAACGCTGAAATCATGTATGCCAAAACAATTTACACCAAAGACTGAGGCACTATTAGCTGTTAAGTGTCAGTCCCAGCACAGAAAATAACACCAATGATATTCACACTGAATCACTTCTGAATGCTGAGCAGGTTTTCCTGTTTGTATCTTGTGCTTGAACCACTTTGATGTTGACACACTGTTCAGTCAATGTATCAAGATCAATTagtgctgaaaaaaaatatgtcttGGTGTCTTTTGATTGCATCATTATAGAGCCTTTGTGATTAAGACAAGACAATAATATATTTTGGGGTCTGAAAAACCAAGTAGGAAGAGCTTTAGTCTTCACTCAGTGAATTTAGTCACATTGCCTGCAGATTTAGAATAAAtgcttttaatatttattcacttcatacaaatgtgttttgagcCCCACCCcatagttactgttgctatgcctgTCAAGCCCTCCATTTTAGCATCAAATACGCCGTTTACAATGACAACAAAcgcagacagaggaagacagacacagGCTTCACAGATTTGGCCCATATCTGTTgatttccatccatccatccatccattatcaaTATCCGTCACGGTCACAGGGGAgctgaagccaatcccagctggctTTCTTGATTTTGCCGTGAAAATGGGAATCCTGTGAAATTGGGTCTTAAATACGCACACGATCAATACTTCCATCATATTGTCAGCACAAGTCAGATTCAGACTTTAGTTTTAAACAGCCTCAGCTAGTAGCCAGTAAAATCTGTCAGCTTGTAATGAGGTCAGTAGTGTAGCACACTCACtataacaaagaaagaaaaaacagagtgatgctctttactttacATGCAGGAGTTGTCTGATCTCAGCCCTGACAAATTTGTTTCAACAGAGCCAAATGAATTGCGGCTCATTACGAATCATGTGCTGGTTTGTTTATGTCACTGCTCTTGGTAATCTAGAcaatgcagcacacaaacatccCAAGACAGTGACTGTTTCTCTGAATCAACCAAGTTCGAActtgtctaacacacacatcctgtccCGGTCTGACACGGAGTGAAACACTAAATAACCCTCCCAACCTTTTATACTTTTGTGTGCTTCATTATTGTGACTCACTTTGTGGGTGTCACgtaggaggagggaggaagcgATTTGCGTAAATGGGCATGTGAGCTAATAAACGATTGTAGATCTGACGGTAGATTTTTAGAGTTCATCTGCATGTTTTGCACTGACACAGAAGAAGGGACGTGTTACTTTTCATTCTCAGGAGAGCACAGTTGAGGTCATGGGAAAGAACTTAAAAGTTTCCTCTTCTCCTTGCCCTGGATTTGCCAGCAGCGCTCCGATTGCAGTGCAGCGCAGTCCATGTAGGGCTCCCCAGGGATGATGTCATCTGGTCACTATTCAGTTATGATAACAATGGTAAAGGCCAGCTCTTTACTGAGGGGTTTTCACTGTGAACCAACATGCAGCGCTGTACAAAGAGAGACCATATAGTTTCAGCTTGGTTTGGAAACTTGATGAAGTGAAAAGAGAAGGGGTGCCAGCCCGAAAGCCAAAAGCAATGGCTTGTAAAAATCTGGGTTGGAGCCTGAAGGAGCAGAAACGACAATCTTTTCTGGCAAATAAACCTGCGGCACTCAAGCTGACATTTTGAAACTTTTATGTCCCCTTGTATGATTTTCTAACCTTAAAATGTGTAAGACTCTTAACTACCAGATAGTGTAAAGTAGTGGATTGTAATTAAAGGACGGGTacgttatttttttttttagttttgaggTGTGTATATCATTCTGTAGGTTAATGTTCTTCCTGTATTGAAATCGGAAAGTCCAAGTTATGTATGTTTTAGCATCACAATGTAAAGCTACCGGCTGTGTGTTGATGCTCGCGTCTCTGAATCTGACCGTCTTTTCTTGGTTGATAATTCTCCTCCCGTGGTCTCTGCAGGTGACCATCATCGATACAGGAGTGCGGGGAATGATCGCTGTTGGTTTGGTGCCTCAGTTCTATAAGCTGGACCATCAGCCGGGCTGGCTCCCCCATTCTGTGGCTTTTCATGCTGATGATGGCAAGTACGTGGCAATGATGATTTTCTTTACATATACTGTGGACCGAATATGGTCTATTTGATACAAGACGTGGAGATGCAGTAGGCTAATGTACTGtctgttttaaaacaacagcaggcTTTCATATGAGCCTGGTTTTTGTTGCTGTAATCCTTCCTCCTGCCCACACTGGGCCCTAAGAGATCTCCTCtcaatgtgttttcagtgtctgttaATGAGGAGTTCACTTGAGATGAATTGGGGGAAGTCCTGACTGGGGAAACTTGCATATTTCATGCTCACTTCTCAGAAGCTGTCACCACTTTTAGCGCGAGCTCTGTCATTCAGTGTGCGAGAGCACTTAGTCTAACATTTTAGGAAGTGGATGAAGGTTTGCTGTATGGAGTCAGATCAGTTTCAGTATGAATGCACACCGAAGGATTCATAAttgtattcatttatattttagtattaattattgatatatacatatttttcaaTGCACATCTAGATATTTAGCGTTGTGtctataaatgtaaaaaaaaatccatatatAAGAAAAAGATCATCcacaaatatatgtttttaaaagtattttcagTTTCATCAAAAACAGATTTGGGTGTTGTTACATTTAATTAACAAACCTGTAGAACCTGCATTTACAAACTGCTTAACGTGTGTGAACTTAActgcattactgtgtgtgtgttttgtgagacTCCTCTGACACAGCTCGATTCGGAGATAAGTGAAGATAAGTGGAAACTCAAGAGTATGATTTAGTGTGATCACAGAGCATCACACTCATAGATATGCACACTGTGTAGTGaaggctatatatatatatatatggcattatgagttaaaaatgtgaaaaatgccaaTTTTCTGCTCCTTTTGAGACGTTCTAACAAGAAAATTGCCAAAACTAAGCAAAAAGGAGTAACATTTCACAGGTGAGAAGTTGTTTTACAGTATTAGTGTATTGTGCAGCTACGTGATGACATTGGATGATATCCTCCCTCCTGCTTAGCATGTGGGGAGAATCATCTATATATGAATCCTGAAATATTCTTGTGactctttatgtgtgtgttcatctctACTGAGACTGATCTGATTTTATTGTACTGTAAGTTTAGTTATCTACCCTCTGAATGTTTCACCtatgtgtccttgtgtttatgataataaatgtaaatcCAAGACAATGCTGAAACACCGAAAAAAGTCAGACTAACAGCGCAGAAGCCCTGCTGTCTCCATCACAGGGAAAGTTTTATGCCTTCATTAGAGCTCAGGCAGTAGAGAGATGACCGGGAATGACAGTAGAGAGATGACCGGAGGATGACACTGAGCAAAAGTCTCCTGCTGGATTCGAGGACATTTCTGCTCATGGTGCAGCACCTTAAAGTCTTAGGTCAGCAGGGTGCTCCATTATTTTCGGAAAAATTAAGTAGTATAAAAATccaggagaaaataaaatgcaatttgCAGCACAAACTCCAGGCAGTataaacatttacagtatattttttcttaattttaccATTCCTTATAGGGAAATAATGCAGGTGAGCTGCTGATTAAGTTctattttttccttcattttctgttACTGGAAGAAACACCTgcaaaatctgaaaataattaGC
This region of Pempheris klunzingeri isolate RE-2024b chromosome 2, fPemKlu1.hap1, whole genome shotgun sequence genomic DNA includes:
- the LOC139217995 gene encoding insulin-like growth factor-binding protein 6, which codes for MLQYLNILALLLLQPALSSPVPLTTPSRGCSTCKSKTSQSQPSVDLNATAPAFGEPCGVYTVSCAHGLRCAPPEDEPRPLRALLEGRGVCSNASSISPTDHTRTADPAPTEDPNEAPCRKLLTTLIKGLDAHLFNSQHDIYMPNCDKRGFFRKKQCWSSRGKQRGRCWCVDKNGMPVSSNTKQKGSLSC